Proteins co-encoded in one Conger conger chromosome 4, fConCon1.1, whole genome shotgun sequence genomic window:
- the osbpl9 gene encoding oxysterol-binding protein-related protein 9 isoform X5, which translates to MSLRDLRCEAETGFVPSVQDFDKKLAEADAYLQILIDQLKLFDEKLKDCKEDEPRRKIENLKETTCSMVESIKHCIVLLQIAKDQSNEQQHANGLISTINPVDGIFQPNPLESSVVSTMPTQSTLPTDNAQICKAEQRPSSLPVGPVVTVVSSLQTPTPNSTDESASVCSKETRGSENGGAGGEEQGRDETGSGPSGPSSSVTSPSHINLSSNTVPDFSYSSSEDEFYDADEFYQSSTSPKHCMDSSRTAAASPHTGAETALKRPDTNDSLDSSMSNGTTDADQFDSHDDRDDDGEGESVEEHKSVIMHLLSQVRLGMDLTKVVLPTFILERRSLLEMYADFFAHPDLFVSIADQLEPKERMVQVVKWYLSAFHAGRKGSVAKKPYNPILGEVFFCHWDLPVESEETTSAVASVVPEPISEGPVPWCGANNVSFVAEQVSHHPPISAFYAECLSKKIQFNAHIWTKSKFLGMSIGVHNIGQGCVSCLEHDEHYILTFPNGYGRSILTVPWVELGGECNISCSKSGYSATITFHTKPFYGGRKHRITAEIFAPNDKKSFCSIEGEWNGVMYAKWASGENSLFIDTKKLGIIKKRVRKLEDQLEYESRRMWKDVTVNLKLKDIDAATEAKHRLEEKQRAEARDRKEKEVQWETRLFHEDGECWVYDEPLLKRTAAQRH; encoded by the exons gAGGCTGAAACGGGGTTTGTTCCCAGCGTTCAAGATTTCGACAAGAAACTTGCAGAGGCTGACGCCTACTTACAGATTCTGATTGACCAATTAAAA CTTTTTGATGAAAAGCTTAAGGACTGCAAAGAAGATGAGCCGCGCAGA aaaATTGAGAATCTGAAGGAAACCACCTGT AGTATGGTAGAATCAATCAAGCACTGTATTGTACTGCTGCAGATTGCCAAG GATCAAAGTAACGAACAGCAACACGCAAACGGACTGATA AGCACCATCAATCCGGTGGATGGGATTTTTCAGCCCAACCCCCTGGAGTCCTCTGTAGTCAGCACCATGCCTACCCAGTCCACCCTCCCCACAG ATAATGCTCAGATATGCAAGGCGGAGCAAAGGCCGTCCTCTCTGCCCGTTGGGCCGGTGGTTACCGTGGTGAGCAGCCTGCAGACCCCGACGCCCAACAGCACAG ATGAAAGCGCTTCGGTTTGCAGTAAGGAAACACGCGGCAGTGAAAACGGCGGGGCAGGAGGGGAAGAGCAGGGCCGTGACGAGACTG GCAGTGGGCCTTCCGGTCCCAGTAGCAGTGTCACCTCGCCGAGTCACATAAACCTCTCCTCCAACACGGTCCCCGACTTCTCCTACTCCAGCAGTGAAGATGAGTTCTACGATGCCGACGAGTTCTACCAGAGCAGCACGTCCCCCAAGCACTGCATGGA TTCCTCCAGGACTGCGGCTGCCTCGCCTCACACTGGTGCAGAAACAGCCCTCAAACGACCAGACACCAACGATTCCCTCGACTCCTCCATGTCCAACGGCACCACTGATGCAG ACCAGTTTGACAGCCACGATGACCGCGATGATGACGGCGAGGGCGAATCAGTGGAGGAGCACAAGAGCGTCATCATGCACCTGCTGTCCCAAGTGCGACTGGGCATGGACCTCACCAAG GTGGTCCTACCAACATTCATTTTGGAGAGGAGGTCGTTGCTGGAGATGTACGCTGACTTTTTTGCCCACCCGGATTTGTTTGTTAG CATCGCGGACCAGCTGGAGCCCAAGGAGCGCATGGTGCAGGTGGTGAAGTGGTATCTCTCAGCCTTCCATGCGGGTCGCAAAGGGTCCGTGGCCAAGAAGCCCTACAACCCTATCCTGGGAGAGGTGTTCTTCTGCCACTGGGACCTGCCCGTAGAGTCTGAGGAGACCACGTCTGCAGTGGCGAGTGTGGTCCCT gagcCCATTTCAGAGGGCCCGGTGCCTTGGTGTGGGGCGAACAACGTGTCCTTCGTAGCCGAGCAGGTCTCGCATCACCCCCCGA tatCCGCCTTCTACGCCGAGTGCTTGAGTAAAAAGATCCAGTTCAACGCCCACATCTGGACCAAGTCAAAGTTCTTGGGCATGTCTATTGGGGTCCATAATATCGGCCAGG GCTGCGTGTCCTGTCTGGAGCACGACGAGCACTACATCCTCACCTTCCCCAACGGCTACGGCAG GTCGATCCTGACTGTGCCGTGGGTAGAGCTGGGTGGAGAGTGCAACATCTCCTGCTCCAAGTCGGGCTACAGTGCCACCATCACATTCCACACAAAGCCCTTCTACGGCGGGAGGAAGCACCGGATAACGGCTGAGATTTT TGCTCCCAATGATAAGAAGTCCTTCTGCTCCATCGAGGGAGAGTGGAACGGAGTGATGTACGCCAAGTGGGCATCAGGG GAGAATTCCTTGTTCATCGACACAAAGAAACTGGGCATCATCAAGAAGCGGGTGAGGAAGCTGGAGGACCAGCTGGAGTATGAATCCCGCCG GATGTGGAAGGACGTCACCGTTAACCTGAAGCTCAAAGACATCGACGCAGCCACAGAAGCCAAGCACCGCctggaggagaagcagagggCTGAGGCCCGGGacaggaaggagaaggaggtcCAGTGGGAGACCCGG CTGTTCCACGAGGACGGGGAGTGCTGGGTGTATGATGAGCCCCTACTGAAGAGAACGGCAGCACAACGGCACTGA